Proteins from a genomic interval of Garra rufa chromosome 4, GarRuf1.0, whole genome shotgun sequence:
- the LOC141333965 gene encoding uncharacterized protein: MAVIKVESEDMRIEEVFRVKQEDTEEQIDKIVLKEESQELNETEEKYQNENHHEIMTSQKSGPKTETRGNFACQQCGKRYNQKGNLKVHMRVHTGEKPFTCDQCGRSFPRKESLKTHMRIHTGEKPFTCVKCGKSFSHKGPLHTHMILHAGEKPFSCKLCGKTLNRKGNLKTHMRTHTGERPFTCHQCGKSFTRKESLNYHMGIHLRENSFTCNHCGISCTNEANLKTHVRIHSGEKTFSCLQCERSFTSQKDLKSHLQTHSVKKLQCTECGKRFRKRSNFTNHLCLQSYEK; encoded by the coding sequence ACAAGATTGTGCTGAAAGAAGAGAGTCAAGAGCTAAACGAAACAGAGGAGAAATATCAAAATGAGAATCATCATGAGATTATGACCTCTCAAAAAAGTGGTCCAAAGACTGAAACTAGAGGTAATTTcgcctgccaacagtgtggaaagcgtTACAATCagaaaggaaaccttaaagtccacatgagagttcacaccggagagaagcctttcacatgtgatcagtgtggaaggagtttccCACGAAAAGAAagtcttaagactcacatgaggattcacactggagagaaaccgttcacatgCGTTAAGTGCGGAAAGAGTTTCTCGCATAAAGGACCCCTTCATACTCACATGATTCTTCACgccggagagaaacctttcagcTGCAAACTGTGCGGGAAAACGCTTAATCGAAAGGGAAATCTGAAGactcacatgagaactcacactggagagaggccgtTCACATGccatcagtgtgggaagagtttcacgcgcaaagaaagcctcaattaccACATGGGGATTCACTTGAGAGAGAACAGTTTTACATGCAATCACTGTGGAATTAGTTGCACGAACGAAGCAAACCTCAAGACTCACGTGAGAATTCACTCCGGAGAGAAGACTTTctcctgtcttcagtgtgagaGGAGTTTCACAAGTCAAAAAGATCTGAAAAgtcatttgcaaactcattctgTCAAGAAGTTGCAGTGCACTGAGTGTGGTAAGAGGTTTAGGAAAAGGAGCAATTTTACAAATCACCTTTGCCTTCAATCTTATGAAAAGTAG